GCTTCTGCGGCATCGGCGAGGCCAAGGACTTCCTCGACGGCGGCAAGAACATCGCCCGCGACGGCGTGCTGCCCCTGAACACCCACGGTGGACAGCTCTCCCACGGCCGTACGCACGGCATGGGCCTGCTCCAGGAGGCCGTGCTGCAACTGCGCGGCGAGGCCGGGGCCCGCCAAGTCGCCGGCGCCCGCTGCGCGGTGGTCAGCAGCGGCGGACTCACCCCGAGCGGCGTGCTGATGCTGCGGAACGACGCATGACGGCCCCCACGGATCCGCTCACCGAGGACTCCGCCGGGCCACCCGTGACCGTCGCCGAGCGCGTCGTACGCGTTCTCGGCATGCCGCTGTCCGCCCGGGTCGCCGAGGCACCCGACCCCCGGGCGGTCGTTGTCGCCCTGCACGGCGGCGCCACCCACTCCGTGTACTTCGACCACCCCGGCCACCCGCGCCTGTCCCTGCTGCGCACCGCCGCCGCGCTCGGCTTCACCACGCTCGCACTGGACCGCCCCGGATACGGCACCTCGGCGCCGCACCAGAGCGAACTGGAGTCGGCCGAGCACCGCACCGAAGTCGCCTGGCGCGCCGTGGACGCGCTGCTCGCCGGGCGTGAAAGGGGCGCGGGCGTCTTCGTGTGGGGGCATTCGGCGGGGTGCGAACTGGCCCTGCGGATGGCCGCCGACGACGCGCGCGGTCCCGACCTGCTCGGACTGGAAATCGCCGGAACGGGTCTTGAGCATCACCCCGGCGTACTCGACGCCCTCGACGCCTGGGGCCGCGACTCGCCCGGCGGCCGGACCGGACTGCGGCGCGCCCTGTGGAATCCGCCGGACGCCTACCCGCCCGATGTGCACGGCGGCCGCCACATCGGCGCGCCGTCACCCGCCTACGAAGGGCGACGGCGCGAGTGGCGGCAGATCTTCAGCAGCCATGCCGCCCGCGTCCGCGTGCCCGTGCACATCACGATCGCCGAGCACGAGCGGGTGTGGGCCACGGGGCCGCAGGCGCTGGCCGACCTGAGCTGCCCCTTCAGCGCCGCCCCGCGCGTGATCGCCGAGGAGCAGGCGGGCGCCGGGCACAACACGAGCGTGGGCCGCACCGCCCTCGCCTACCACCTCAACGTGCTGTCGTTCGTGGAGGAATGCGTGCAGAGCATCGAGGGCGTACCCGGACTCGGAGGCGGCGATGAGTGACGCGGACGCCACGGCCCTGCTGGCGGTCCGGCTGGTCCTCGGGGCCGTCATGATCGTGCACGGCCTGAACCACTGGCGCGGCGGAGGGGGCATCGACGGCACCGCGAGGTGGTTCGGCGGGCTCGACCTGCGCCGGCCGCGGCTGCAGGCATGGCTCAGCGTCGGCACCGAGGTGGGCGCCGGCACGCTGCTGCTGCTCGGCCTGTGCACGCCGCTCGCCTGCGCCGCCGTCGTGTCGGTGATGCTGGTCGCCGGGCTGCTCGCGCACCGGCGCAACGGCTTCTTCGTCTTCAAGGACGGCTACGAATACGTCCTGGTCCTCGCCGTCATCTCCCTGGCCCTGGCCGCCTGGGGCCCCGGCGACTACGCCGTGGACACCGCCGCCGGCATCGAGGTGACGGGCTGGGCGGGCGCGGGCCTCGCGGCCGGCCTCGCCGCGGCCGGCACCGCCGGACTGCTGGGCGCGTTCTGGCGGCCGCGGCGCCGCTGATGAAGAGGGGCCGGCCTCTCCCGCGCGATCCGGCGCGTCCGTAAGGTGACAGGGTTCACGGTCACCTGCGGGACGAGAGGGTGAAGCCATGGATTCGGTGCGGCACGAGCAGATACTGCGGGCGGCGGTGGAGGTGTTCGTCGAGCGCGGCTACCGGGGTACGTCGATCGACGCGGTGGCGGAGCGGGCGGGACTGACCCGGCAGGGCGTGCTGCACTACTACCCGAGCAAGAAGCGGCTGTACTTCGCTCTGCTCCATTTCCGCGAGGCGCTCACCCGGCAGTATGTGGACCATGACGACGAGCCACCGGACATGGCCCGCCGCTTCGCCGAGGCCCTCGAGTTCGACCTGGGCATCCCCTCGCTTGCGCAGGTGCACAGCGTCGTCATGGCCGAAGCCGCCATCGGACAGGAACCCGCCCGTGGGTTCGCGCGTGCGCGCAGCCGCGAGCTCAACGAGATGATCACCCGCGAGCTGACCGACTGCTACGGCCCCCGGCTGCCCAGCGGGCTGACCGCGCGCGCGGGCGCCGCCGCGCTGCTGGCGCTGGTGGCGGGTCTCCAGCAGCAGTGGCTGGTGCAGGCGGACGAGGAGGAAACCTACCCTGTGCTCGTCCGCGACTCGATCAGGGCGCTAGTGCTCGGGTCGACCGAGGCACCCGCTACCGGCGAGCGGGGCGGACAGGCCCGTACCGCTGGGTGACCGGGCGGTGCGGACGGCCAGAGGTCAGCGCGCGCTGTCGGACGGCAGTGGTACGCGGCGCGCGCTCGCGTGCGCGCGCAGGAAGGCCGCGGTCGCGCCGGTCTGGGCCAGACCCAGCGCGGACGCGTCCTCGTGCACCCGCAGGTCCACCGTGACGCCGGAACGAGCCGCGCGCGCCGCGAACCCCAGCGCGTCGTCGAGCAGCACATCGGTGCCGGCGGCCTGCAGTTGCAGGGGCGGCAGGCCGTGCAGATTGCCGTGCAGCGGGCTCAGCAGCGGCTCGTCGCGGGCGGCTTGGCCCGCATACGACGCGGCGCGCCGGTGCAGCACATCGACGTCCGTCGTACGGTCTGCTGCCGCGTTGAGCAGCAGGCTCGGCGCGTCGAGCGTCAGGTCCAGCAGCGGCGTCAGCAGAGCCGCGCACACGGGCAGGTCCACGCCCTCGTCGCGCAGCCGCAGCAGCAGCCCGGCGGCCAGTCCGCCCCCCAGCCGCTTCCCGGCCAGGGCGACGGGGCCGCGCTCGCGTGCGTACGCATACGCCGTGCACACGTCGTCCAGGGCCGCGGGGAAGGCGGCCCGATAGCGTGCGCAGACCACGGTGCAGCCCGTCGCCCGGGACAGCTCCCGGGCCATGGGGAGCGCGTCGTGCGGAGTGCCGCCGAGCCGTGGGTCCCCGTGGACGTACAGCACCATGTGGTCCACCGCCCGGCCCAGCGGATGCACCTCGGGCCCGAACGGCCCTTCCGCCACGCGAAGGTCACTTGCCACGTGCCATCATCCTCTCCGCCGCCTGCCAGTGCTCATCGGCGACCCAGAGGCGGGCGAAGGCCCGCGCGGCCTCCCGCGGCGGGCAGCCGGGTCGCATTGCCTGTTTGATCTCCCGCGACGGACGGCAGGCAAGCCGGCGCGCCAGCTCCCGCCATCCGTCGGCGAACTCCGCCCGCGCCAGCACCCGGTCCACCAGGCCCGCCCGCTCGGCCTCGTACGCGCCGAGGGCCTCGCCGGTGCCCGCCAGCAGCAGCGCACGCCCAGGGCCGACGAGAGCGGCGAGCCGCTCGGCGCCGCCCCAGGCAGGCATGATCGACAACGTGACCTGGTTGAAGGCGATCCGGATGTCGTCGGCGGCGACGCGGATGTCGGCGGCCAGCGCGAACTCGGCGCCGCCGCCGAAGGCGTGCCCGTTCAGCGCGGCGATGACCGGGCCCGGGAAGGCGGCGATCCGGTCGCAGATGGCCCGCATCCGCAGGGCCATCTCCAGCGCGCCCTCCTCGGTGCGGATTTCCGCGAGCTGCTTGAGATCACCGCCGGAGACGAAGGCCTTGTCACCCGTGCCCGTCACGACCAGCGCGTGGACCGTGTCCGCCGCGTCGGTGACGGTGCCGAGTGCCTTCTCCAGGCCCGCCATCGTGTCCGGCCCGATGGCGTTGCGCACGTGCGGGCGGTCGATGGTGATGACGGCGAGCCCGTCGTCGAGTTCGAGGTCGACCATGTCCGGCCTTTCAGTCGTCGTAGACCACACAGACCTGTGGCGTGATGGGCTCGCCCTGGCAGGTCAGCACCCAGCCTTCGGCGACCTCGTCCTCGTCGAGGGCGTTGTTCACGCGCATCTTCGCCTCGCCCTCGGTGATCCGCGCCATGCAGGTCGCGCAGTCGCCCGCCTCGCAGGAGAAGGGCGGAGTGAATCCGGCGCGCCGGGCGGTCTGGATCAGCGTCTCGCCGGCTCGCTGGGGAACGGTGCGCTGATCGCCGCGCAGCGTGATGGTGACGGTGCCCTCCTGCCGCACCCGATCGGTCTCCGGCGCCGGCGCGGGCGGTGCCCCGACGGGGGTGAAGCGCTCGACGAGCAGCCGTTCGTCGGGTACGCCGAGGCCGGCGAGCTCCCCGCGCACGAGAGCCATGTACGGCTCGGGGCCGCAGACGTAGAAGTCGCCGTCGAGCGCCCCGGCCGCCACGGCCCGGATCTCGTCCGCGCTCACCAACCCCTGCCGGTCGTCGAGATGGTGGTGGAGGCGGAAGCGGTCCGGATGGCGGTGCGCCAGGTTGTCCAGCGCGTCGCGGAAGATGACCGAGTCGGCGTCTTGATTGGCGGTCAGCACCCGCACCTCGCGCCCGGTCGTCGCCAGCGCGCTCTTGACCAGTGAGAAGACCGGCGTGATCCCGCTGCCACCGGCGAAGGCGACCATCGGGGTGGCGTTGTCGCGCAGGCAGAACGAGCCGCTGGGCAAGGTGGCCTCCAGCGTGTCCCCGGCCCGCAACTCCTCGTGCATCCAGGAGGACACGACCCCTCCTGGGACCCGCTTGACGGTCACGCACAGCTCGTCGTCCACGTCCGGTGAGCTGGACATCGAGTAGCTGCGCAGCGATCCGCACACCCGCACGGTCACGAACTGTCCTGCCTGGTACGGAAACCACGTATCGAGCGCGAAGGTGCGCGCGTCCGGGGTCTCTTCGACGATCCGCGTGATACGCACAGGATGGAAACCGTGGTCGCGTGCCATGTATGGAACTTACCTTCTCTGCGTGGGAGAGTGCAATTCTCATGTGATGAGGAGGCGGTTCATTCCATGGATGCGATCCCGGCCACCGCGCTCAGGACGATCTCGCCCGACTTGGTCCGGCGTTACGAGGAGGAAGGCTGGTGGACCCGCGAATCGCTCGGCGACCTGCTGACCCGCGGCTTGCGGTCAACCCCTGACGTCGAGTTCCGCGTGCACTCGCGGGTGCGCCCCTGGAAGGGCACCTTCGCCGATGTCGAGCGCACCGCCCGGCGGCTCGCGGCCGGGCTGCGGCGCCGCGGCGTCGGCCCCGGCGACGTGATCGCCTTCCAGCTGCCCAACTGGATGGAAGCGGCTGCCGTGTTCTGGGCGTCGGCGTTCCTCGGCGCGGTCGTGGTTCCGATCGTGCACTTCTACGGGCCGAAGGAGGTCGGCTACATCCTGCGTTCCACCCGGCCGCGGGCCTTCTTCGCCGCCGAGGGGTTCGGCCGCCTGAAGTTCGACCCGGCGCTCAGCGCCGACGTCCCGGTGGTCGGCGTGGTCGGAGGCGGCGTGGGCCGGGACTTCGACGAACTGCTCGCGGACGAGCAACTGCCCGGCACGCTCGACGCCGACCCGGCCGCGCCCGCGCTCGTCGCCTTCACCTCCGGCACGACCCGCGATCCCAAGGGCGTGGTGCACAGCCACCAGACTCTCGCCTGCGAGACCCGCCAGCTCTCCGGGGCCTATCCGCCGGACCGGGGACGGCAGTTCACCGTGGCGCCCGTCGGCCACTTCATCGGCATGATCAACGCGTTCCTCATCCCCGTACTGGACGGCTCGCCCGTCAACCTCGGCGACGCTTGGGACCCGGCACAGGCTCTCGACCTGATCCTGACCGAGGGGCTGGTCGTCGGCGGGGGAGCCACGTACTACATGACCAGCCTGCTCGACCACCCCGACTGCACGCCGGAGCACATCGACCGCCTGAAGTACGCGGGGCTCGGCGGCTCCGCCGTCCCCTCGGCCGTGACGACCCGGCTGGAAGCGCTCGGGATCACGCCGTTCCGCTCGTACGGCTCCACCGAGCACCCGTCCGTCACCTGGACTCCCTACGACGGTCCTGCCCGCATCCGCCTGCACACCGACGGCCCGCCGCTGGACGGCGTCGAGCTGCGGCTCGCCGACGACGGCGAGATCCTCACCCGCGGCCCCGACCTCTGCCTCGGCTACACCGACGCCGAACTCACCAAGGCGGCCTTCGACGCCGACGGTTGGTACCGCACCGGCGACATCGGCGCGGTGGACGAGGACGGCTGCCTGACCATCACCGACCGCAAGGCCGACATCATCATCCGGGGCGGGGAGAACATCGGCGCCCTTGAGGTCGAGGAGATCCTCCTCACCATGCCCGGCGTCGCGGAGGCCGCCGTGGTCGCCGCCCAGGACGCGCGCCTCGGCGAGCACGCGGCCGCTGTCGTACGGATGCTGCCCGGGCAGCGCCCGCCGGGCCTGGAGGAGCTGCGGGACCATTTCGCGAAGGCGGGCCTGGCCCGGCAGAAGTGGCCGGAGGAAGTCCATGCCGTCGAGGACTTTCCGCGCACCGCCAGCGGCAAGGTCAAGAAGTTCGTGCTCCGCCAGGACATCGCCTCACCCCGCGCGTGAGAACGTCACCTCGGCCGTGGCGTGGCGGCGCTCGCGAGCGGTGGCGAGGCTCAACTCGGCGCCGTCCGCCGTCGGCGCCCCGGCAGCGGCGATGTGTCCGCCCGCGAAGACGGGCCGCCGCAGCCGATAGGACAGGGAGCACAGCTGCCGTTCGGGCGCGTGTCGGCGCACGAGTTCCAGCTGAATGCGGTGGGCGTTGGCGGTGAGGGCGCTGATACGGAAGAGGAGGCGTTCGTCCGGCTGCAGCGCCAGGCGCCACGTGCCGACGGCCTCGGGCCGTGCCGTCGTGTCGATGTGCTCCGGGTGCCGCTCACCGGCGCCCCGCCCGGAGCGGTGGACGATTCCTGCTCCTCGACGAGACAGACGCGGCCGGACTGCCGGAACTCCTGGCGCGCGGTGACGAACAGCAGCTCGCCGCTGCGCCCGTGTTTGGGGGGTGACCGCGTGCAGGCTGCTCATCCGCTCGGCGACGTCCAGGCGGCCGCCCGCGAACATCCGCCGTCGCCGGGGGATGGGCGGCAGGGAACGAGCCTCGCGGAGGTGCCCGTCGGGCCCCAGCTCGCTTTGCCGGGGCCACTCATGGAAGTACAGCCACTGCCGCAGCGGCGGCAGCGGGTCCCCGCTCTGGGCGGCAGGGAGCGCGTCCTCGTCCACGACGGGCGCAGGGTGGCAGGTGTCGACGTAGGAGCTGAGAGTGGGGAGGACGTCATGAGCGCTCATGATGACAAAGGCGTGGCCGACGCGGGAGATTGGTATGAGCATGAGCACCCTGGATGCCCTGACACCTGAGGAGCAGTTCGTCGTCAAGACGGTGCGAGACTTCGTCGACAAGGAAGTGAAGCCGGTCGTCAGGGAGCTGGAGCACGCCGACACCTACCCCGAAGCGCTGATCCAGCAGATGAAGGAACTGGGCATCTTCGGGCTCGCGGTCCCCGAGGGATACGGCGGTACCCCCGTATCCACCCCTTGCTATGTCCTGATCACCGAGGAGCTGGCGCGCGGCTGGATGAGCCTGGCCGGCGCGATGGGGG
The nucleotide sequence above comes from Streptomyces sp. NL15-2K. Encoded proteins:
- a CDS encoding ferredoxin--NADP reductase produces the protein MARDHGFHPVRITRIVEETPDARTFALDTWFPYQAGQFVTVRVCGSLRSYSMSSSPDVDDELCVTVKRVPGGVVSSWMHEELRAGDTLEATLPSGSFCLRDNATPMVAFAGGSGITPVFSLVKSALATTGREVRVLTANQDADSVIFRDALDNLAHRHPDRFRLHHHLDDRQGLVSADEIRAVAAGALDGDFYVCGPEPYMALVRGELAGLGVPDERLLVERFTPVGAPPAPAPETDRVRQEGTVTITLRGDQRTVPQRAGETLIQTARRAGFTPPFSCEAGDCATCMARITEGEAKMRVNNALDEDEVAEGWVLTCQGEPITPQVCVVYDD
- a CDS encoding enoyl-CoA hydratase/isomerase family protein, with protein sequence MVDLELDDGLAVITIDRPHVRNAIGPDTMAGLEKALGTVTDAADTVHALVVTGTGDKAFVSGGDLKQLAEIRTEEGALEMALRMRAICDRIAAFPGPVIAALNGHAFGGGAEFALAADIRVAADDIRIAFNQVTLSIMPAWGGAERLAALVGPGRALLLAGTGEALGAYEAERAGLVDRVLARAEFADGWRELARRLACRPSREIKQAMRPGCPPREAARAFARLWVADEHWQAAERMMARGK
- a CDS encoding TetR/AcrR family transcriptional regulator; its protein translation is MDSVRHEQILRAAVEVFVERGYRGTSIDAVAERAGLTRQGVLHYYPSKKRLYFALLHFREALTRQYVDHDDEPPDMARRFAEALEFDLGIPSLAQVHSVVMAEAAIGQEPARGFARARSRELNEMITRELTDCYGPRLPSGLTARAGAAALLALVAGLQQQWLVQADEEETYPVLVRDSIRALVLGSTEAPATGERGGQARTAG
- a CDS encoding alpha/beta hydrolase fold domain-containing protein, translated to MASDLRVAEGPFGPEVHPLGRAVDHMVLYVHGDPRLGGTPHDALPMARELSRATGCTVVCARYRAAFPAALDDVCTAYAYARERGPVALAGKRLGGGLAAGLLLRLRDEGVDLPVCAALLTPLLDLTLDAPSLLLNAAADRTTDVDVLHRRAASYAGQAARDEPLLSPLHGNLHGLPPLQLQAAGTDVLLDDALGFAARAARSGVTVDLRVHEDASALGLAQTGATAAFLRAHASARRVPLPSDSAR
- a CDS encoding alpha/beta fold hydrolase, with the protein product MTAPTDPLTEDSAGPPVTVAERVVRVLGMPLSARVAEAPDPRAVVVALHGGATHSVYFDHPGHPRLSLLRTAAALGFTTLALDRPGYGTSAPHQSELESAEHRTEVAWRAVDALLAGRERGAGVFVWGHSAGCELALRMAADDARGPDLLGLEIAGTGLEHHPGVLDALDAWGRDSPGGRTGLRRALWNPPDAYPPDVHGGRHIGAPSPAYEGRRREWRQIFSSHAARVRVPVHITIAEHERVWATGPQALADLSCPFSAAPRVIAEEQAGAGHNTSVGRTALAYHLNVLSFVEECVQSIEGVPGLGGGDE
- a CDS encoding DoxX family protein, producing MSDADATALLAVRLVLGAVMIVHGLNHWRGGGGIDGTARWFGGLDLRRPRLQAWLSVGTEVGAGTLLLLGLCTPLACAAVVSVMLVAGLLAHRRNGFFVFKDGYEYVLVLAVISLALAAWGPGDYAVDTAAGIEVTGWAGAGLAAGLAAAGTAGLLGAFWRPRRR
- a CDS encoding AMP-binding protein, which codes for MDAIPATALRTISPDLVRRYEEEGWWTRESLGDLLTRGLRSTPDVEFRVHSRVRPWKGTFADVERTARRLAAGLRRRGVGPGDVIAFQLPNWMEAAAVFWASAFLGAVVVPIVHFYGPKEVGYILRSTRPRAFFAAEGFGRLKFDPALSADVPVVGVVGGGVGRDFDELLADEQLPGTLDADPAAPALVAFTSGTTRDPKGVVHSHQTLACETRQLSGAYPPDRGRQFTVAPVGHFIGMINAFLIPVLDGSPVNLGDAWDPAQALDLILTEGLVVGGGATYYMTSLLDHPDCTPEHIDRLKYAGLGGSAVPSAVTTRLEALGITPFRSYGSTEHPSVTWTPYDGPARIRLHTDGPPLDGVELRLADDGEILTRGPDLCLGYTDAELTKAAFDADGWYRTGDIGAVDEDGCLTITDRKADIIIRGGENIGALEVEEILLTMPGVAEAAVVAAQDARLGEHAAAVVRMLPGQRPPGLEELRDHFAKAGLARQKWPEEVHAVEDFPRTASGKVKKFVLRQDIASPRA